In the Brucella anthropi ATCC 49188 genome, one interval contains:
- a CDS encoding tellurite resistance TerB family protein, whose protein sequence is MFDRLLDFLKELPANGFRDRSEKFSNDDPRLAAAALLYHIMDADGETRESERKKLSSMLSQKYGLKGDSLKQLIQAAEKADQEAIDLSDFTSVLKRQLDYQARLDLIGLMWEMVYADGKVSEVEADVMWRVAELVGIRQDDRNAIQDRMDKANRSTSAS, encoded by the coding sequence ACGGTTTTCGTGACCGGAGCGAAAAATTTTCCAATGATGATCCACGACTGGCCGCCGCCGCTTTGCTTTATCACATCATGGATGCCGACGGCGAAACGCGGGAAAGCGAGCGTAAGAAGCTTTCTTCGATGCTGTCGCAGAAATATGGCCTTAAAGGCGACAGTCTGAAACAACTCATACAGGCGGCGGAAAAGGCCGATCAGGAAGCTATTGACCTTTCGGATTTCACTTCGGTTCTGAAGCGGCAGCTTGATTATCAGGCTCGCCTCGACCTGATCGGACTGATGTGGGAAATGGTCTACGCCGACGGCAAGGTGAGCGAAGTCGAGGCCGACGTAATGTGGCGCGTGGCGGAACTCGTTGGCATCCGGCAGGACGACCGGAATGCCATTCAGGATCGCATGGACAAGGCGAATCGTAGCACGTCCGCCTCCTGA